From one Oceanispirochaeta sp. genomic stretch:
- a CDS encoding nitroreductase family protein, which produces MKFTIEPQTCTNCGICITECPAKTIRKEKESARIIHKGCIECSHCGMVCPVNAVRADGKELPVYPEDLSALTKEDLLDHMILSKRSVRRYKNDPVTTDDLKAIIRSGETTATATNSQYCDSIVFKGAEVSVFASTLARILLKVVRIGLNPVGRFLLKAVGLGRYAKKEVITGFYQLLNQTLEGKADPLFHGAPTVVILTYPAKKGKRFGRTDCAVAGENMMLTAHSRGIGSCMIGFAEAALFSKKNRAKIGVPEDRKIGLVFTLGYSDRQYYRYPVRKSWALQA; this is translated from the coding sequence ATGAAATTTACAATCGAACCACAAACCTGTACCAACTGCGGCATCTGCATCACAGAATGCCCCGCGAAAACCATCCGTAAAGAGAAAGAATCGGCCCGGATTATCCATAAAGGTTGCATCGAATGCAGCCACTGCGGCATGGTCTGCCCCGTCAACGCCGTCCGGGCAGATGGAAAAGAACTGCCAGTCTATCCAGAAGATCTTTCGGCTCTGACAAAGGAAGATCTCCTGGATCACATGATCTTAAGCAAACGCTCTGTCCGCCGTTACAAGAACGATCCTGTAACCACGGATGATCTGAAGGCCATCATACGATCGGGTGAAACCACCGCCACCGCCACAAACAGCCAGTACTGTGATTCCATTGTCTTTAAGGGGGCGGAAGTCTCTGTTTTTGCCTCCACCCTGGCCAGAATTCTTCTTAAGGTGGTCCGCATCGGCCTGAACCCTGTGGGCCGGTTCCTGCTGAAGGCAGTTGGACTGGGGCGGTATGCCAAAAAGGAAGTGATCACCGGGTTTTACCAGCTGCTGAATCAGACATTGGAAGGGAAGGCTGATCCTCTTTTTCATGGTGCCCCCACGGTGGTCATCCTGACCTACCCGGCTAAAAAGGGGAAACGATTCGGCCGGACCGATTGCGCCGTAGCCGGTGAAAACATGATGCTCACGGCTCATTCCAGGGGCATCGGTTCCTGCATGATCGGTTTTGCCGAGGCCGCCCTGTTCAGCAAAAAGAACAGGGCTAAGATCGGAGTACCAGAAGATAGAAAGATCGGACTGGTATTCACACTGGGATACTCGGACAGACAATATTACCGCTACCCCGTCAGGAAATCCTGGGCCCTTCAGGCCTGA
- a CDS encoding type II toxin-antitoxin system prevent-host-death family antitoxin produces MKTWQLQDAKSKFSQVINLAVNDSPQCVTKSGKVVAYIVSAETYEKEHGISLKEILLSRPHKDIELEIMRDREEPRELEL; encoded by the coding sequence GTGAAAACATGGCAGCTACAGGATGCAAAAAGCAAATTCAGTCAGGTCATCAACCTGGCTGTGAACGATTCTCCCCAATGTGTCACTAAAAGCGGGAAAGTAGTGGCGTATATAGTGTCTGCCGAAACCTACGAGAAAGAGCACGGCATCTCTTTAAAAGAGATCCTTCTATCCCGACCTCATAAAGATATTGAACTTGAAATCATGAGAGACAGGGAAGAGCCCAGAGAGCTGGAGCTATGA
- a CDS encoding NUDIX domain-containing protein has product MIKLDLHSIVPAGTADDSLLEYMVIAARSEGRWVIVRLKGRQDWCFPGGHREEGETMDEASHRELYEETGATDYSLSLIAEYSVDHGDRISWGSIYEAEISAFDPLPPEFEIQEISLVREFPLDNTRFPGIMPGLMDWLNRRL; this is encoded by the coding sequence ATGATAAAACTGGATCTCCACTCCATCGTTCCCGCCGGTACTGCTGATGACTCTCTCTTGGAATACATGGTTATTGCCGCCCGCAGCGAAGGTCGCTGGGTCATCGTCCGCCTGAAGGGCCGACAGGACTGGTGCTTCCCCGGGGGGCACAGGGAAGAGGGTGAAACCATGGATGAGGCGAGCCACCGGGAACTCTATGAAGAAACCGGAGCTACAGATTATTCCCTCTCTCTCATTGCTGAATACAGCGTGGATCATGGAGACAGGATCAGCTGGGGGAGTATCTATGAGGCTGAAATCTCGGCTTTTGATCCCCTCCCTCCCGAGTTTGAGATCCAGGAGATCAGTCTGGTCCGGGAGTTCCCCCTGGACAACACCCGTTTCCCCGGCATCATGCCGGGGCTGATGGACTGGCTGAACCGGCGGCTTTAA
- a CDS encoding type II toxin-antitoxin system VapC family toxin has product MKFLVDTNVLSELTRKDPDKSVLSWFNQIDEKALFISVISLGEINLGIEKLPEGRKRNDLIAWFNHIQEGFRYQTYPINAETALKWGELTALRSRLGKPLPILDGLIASTTYLEGAILVTRNTKDFEGLAIQTLNPWL; this is encoded by the coding sequence ATGAAATTTCTGGTGGATACGAATGTTCTTTCTGAACTGACCAGAAAAGATCCTGACAAGTCTGTGCTGTCCTGGTTTAATCAGATTGATGAGAAGGCTCTCTTTATTTCTGTTATTTCTTTGGGAGAAATCAATCTGGGTATTGAAAAACTTCCAGAAGGGAGAAAGCGGAACGACCTGATAGCCTGGTTCAACCATATACAGGAGGGCTTCCGCTATCAGACCTATCCTATCAATGCCGAAACGGCATTAAAATGGGGAGAACTGACGGCCCTGAGATCTCGATTGGGGAAGCCTTTACCTATTCTGGACGGACTCATAGCGTCTACAACTTATCTGGAGGGAGCCATTCTGGTCACCCGCAATACAAAAGACTTTGAAGGCCTGGCCATCCAGACCCTGAATCCCTGGCTCTAA